The window ACATATTCGCATTTTGTCTGGTTTATATGGCCTGTTAAGACCATTAGATTTAATTCAACCCTACAGATTGGAAATGGGTACTAAACTAGAAACCGATAAGGGTAATAATCTTTATGAGTTTTGGGATGACAAAATAACAGATTTGTTAAAGGAGGATATTAAATCTCAAGGTGATAATATCTTGATTAATCTCGCTTCAAATGAATACTTCAAATCTGTAAATAAAAAAGAATTAAAAAAGGATTTTAAAATTGTGGATGTTGAGTTCAAAGACTTTAAAAATGGCAAGTATAAAATTATATCCTTTTTTGCTAAAAAGGCCAGAGGCTTAATGGCAAGATTCATTGTGAAAAATAAAATCGAATCTATTGAAGATTTGAAAGGCTTTGATTTAGATGGTTATTCTTATGATCCAAATGATTCAAGTGAAACTAAATTAGCTTTTAAAAGAGGGTAAAATCATCTTATAGGCTAAGATTATTTAAAAGGATAGTGTTGAATTCAAAAACGCTATCCTTTTTATTTTTATATTGTAATTCATTAATTCTAATTACTAATTATAAAACTATGAAAAAGAATTTTACAATATTATTGGTGTTCATTCTTATTCCAATTATTGGCTTTGCCCAAGATATAAATCAAATCGCCCTCGAAAAAGCTGAGGAGATAGAAGAAAAAGTAATTGAGTGGAGAAGATATTTTCATCAGAATCCAGAATTGTCAAATCGTGAATATGAAACGGCTAAAAAAATAGCCAAGCACCTTGAAGATTTGGGCCTTGAAGTAGAAACAGGCATAGCTCATACTGGTGTTGTGGGTTTATTAAAAGGTGGGAAGTCAGGACCTGTTGTGGGATTAAGAGCTGATATTGATGCCTTGCCAGTTACAGAGAGAAATGATTTACCATTTAAGTCTGAAGTAGTAACAGAATATAATGGAAAAGAAACTGGAGTTATGCATGCCTGCGGACATGATACACATATTGCCATTATGATGGGGGTTGCTGAAGTTTTTAGTGAAATTAAAGACGAGATTCCAGGAACAATAAAATTCATTTTCCAACCAGCGGAAGAGGGTGTGCCTGCTGGCGAAAGAGGAGGTGCAAAAATGATGGTGGAAGAGGGTGTTTTGAAAAACCCTGATGTTGAGGCCATTTTTGGTCTGCATATAAATGCGGGTACTCCAGTTGGACATATCAAGTACAAGTCTGAAGGAATAATGGCTGCATCAGATAGATTTACCATTAAAGTAAAAGGAAAACAAGCGCATGGGTCAACACCATGGGCCAGTATAGATCCGATCGCGGTTTCTGCTAGAATTATCAATGGATTGCAATATATTATCTCTAGAAATTCTGAATTGACCAATGAAGCAGCAGTTATCACGGTTGGAATTATGCAGGGGGGTGTTCGTTACAATATTATTCCTGAAGAAGCTTATTTGGAAGGAACCATTCGCACACTGGATGCGGATATGAAAAAAATGATCCATGAAAAAATTAGAATTACAGCACAAAAAATTGCTGAGATTGAAGGGGCTACCGTTGAAGTAGAAATCATTGAAAATGCACCTTTAACCTATAATGATCCTGAACTAACTCGAAAAATGGCTGCATCATTAGAAAAAACAGTAGGTGCAGAAAAACTTCATATTATGAAAGCAATTACAGGAGCTGAAGATTTCTCTTACTTTCAAAATGAAATTCCCGGTTTGTATTTCTTTATTGGGGGGCAGCCAAATGAGCAAGCAGAAGGACAAGCTTTAGGTGGTCATCATACTCCAGATTTTTATATTGACGAAAGTGGTTTGATAACGGGAGTGAAAGCTTTTGTTAACCTTACTTTAGATTATATGAATAATAACTAGATTAAAAATAGTATTGAGTCTTTGATAAGGCTCAATACTTTTAAGCTTGTCGATACTGAAACATATTAATAATTTCTCCTTCTAAAGTAGTATATTGACTCATAAGGTTTGCGGTTAGACAGGAGTGAATGGGTAAAACGTATACAATATCACCAATATTGAATTCATCAAACTTTTCATCATCAACATGCATCGTTCCGTGTTCTTGCGACAGTTTTTTCATGTAGCAATTCTTAATAGGGGAGCCCCATCTTTCATCTTCTTTTTTGGAAATTAAACCGTAAATGGTTCTGCCATTTTGTTCAATTCTATCTTTAGATAAATGAATAGCTCCACCGTAAAGGATTATCTCGTTTCGATCTTTATGTTTGGCTACAACAGGACAAGCTAACGCTACAGCAATATCATTATAACTACATGATCCGATTTCAGCCTGCATGACATCATAAAAGACAAAATTCCCAGGACGCATTTCATCAATATGGTCAAAGTCACTGCATATACTACAGCTAGGAGTGTCTCCGTTCGAAATAATCAGTTCAGGATATTGTTTTTTGAAATGATCTTTTAAATCGATCATCAACTGTGAGGTTTCTTGATGTATTTTATTTATTTCTTCTTTTCCCTTTGCTTGATAGGAATGCCCTGCATGTTGAATGAAACCAACAAAATTCACCAATTCATTCTTTTCAATTTCATTAATAATGGATTGGATTTCTTCAAATTTTTGAGCCTGAACGCCTGTCCTATGATAACCCGCATCAATTTTTATAAATATTTTAAGTGGATGTCTTATTTCTTTGTTTAGCCATTGAACTGTTTCAACTGACTCAACACAGATATTTAAGGTGATTTCTTTTGCCAGATAATTCACCGTGTCAATTTCTAATAGGTTGAGTGGAAAAGCTACAGTGATATCTTTCCAGCCTGATTTATGGAAATATTTCGCCATTTCTAATGAAGAAACAGCACAGGAATCAATGCCACATTCTTTAAACCACTCGCCAATTTCATGCGATTGATGCGTTTTAAAATGCGGCCTTAATTTACAATTGAATTCTTTGGCACGATCCACCATATTTTCAATGTTTTTTCGGCATTTGCCTTTATCTAATAATAGGGTTGGTTTCGTGATCTTCATATTGGCTTTATTCTATTTGGATTAATTCACCCCCATTGCTAACTTCTACATTAAGACTAGGATTTCCTACATACAATATTCTTCCAGCATTTTCAATAGAACCAGTTATAGAGTTTTTTGCATTTACTATTATATCATTATAACCTCTATGTAGAATTTTAGCATTATCCACTACTAGCTTTTCACAATTATATTTTCCATCATTGAAATAGGCATTAATTCGTAAATTCGAACTATTCCCTGATATCATATAGTTAGCAGAAGAATTACTTGATAATACTGTATTGGTATTATTGACTTTCAAATTTATATCGTTAACTGCATCTTCAGTACGTATTGAAATAGATTTAAAAAGGGTGTCATTTGCAAAAATATTTCCATTACTTAACGATAATATATTTAAGCTTTCTTTATTGGTAAACCATTTTAGCTTAGGCTTTTTGAAATCTCTGGTCCATCCACATGAATTATAATTGAAGAAGCTAATAGAGTCATTTTCAAATTCATATTGAATTTCAGGAATTAAATTTTCACCATAAGTCAATTCAAAATATTCATTTTCTGCATCTACTATTTCTAGTTCAATATCGTTATACAAGACTAACTGATTAAAAGATTCTAAATCTGTTATGTTTATGGTAGTTTCTTTTCCTGCTGATTGAAAACAATCAGGGGCATTAGTTGAATTGCAACCCAAAAATGATATGCTTATAATGAGAAGAAAGAAGCAATATTTAATTCTTTTTAAAATCTCCATCCTATTCCAAATTCAGATTGTTCTGCAGTTGCAGCATGCGTTTTTAAAGATGCTATAGCCATTAAATGATCATGGAACTGATACCTTAATCCATATCTTTGATATACAGGCATGTTTATAGCACTAGGATCATAAATATAAACCCCCAATTGAGTGATGAATCCTAATTTCCCAAACTTTAATTCATGCCCAATTAAAAGTGCGACTCTCCTAAAATCTTTTATTTCTTCATCATTATTTAATCTAAACCAATTCTGCTGAATTTGACTTTTTAAGGAAAGATTATGAGAGTAATCTAAACCAATTCCAATATCACTTTTTTTATTTATATATTTCTGACCAAATAGGATAGCGTTAAAAAATGGTCTAGGTTCCCTAACCTGTAGAGTTTTTGTATTGTAACCACCACTAAAGGCAAAATATATTTGATAGGGGATTTCTTCAACCAGTTTTATATCTTCATTTTTTTCTTCAACTCTGCTGATAATTTTATACGACATCCCTAAATTAGCTGTCACTATATTAATACCTCTATTAGGTGCTCTTTGAGCGCCATTACTAGCGTGTGTAACATTTAAGTTTGGAGTCAGATTAATTTTATCATTTATATTAATCTCATAAGTCAACCTTGTTTGTAACAAAATAGTGATAGGGGTTGAGATCATATTATTCTGGTTATTAGTTTCCCTATCATAAGGGTTAGTAGAATAGACTAAACCAGTCCCAATGCGAAAATATAAAGCCGTGTTTTCTTTTCTACTTATTGGGAGATCCATATTAGCAGCCCCAACTATCAAATGACCTAATTTTGGATTTCTTAGGTTGTAATAAGATAGACCATAGTTTACAATTGGCTTATTGTAAAGGCTTTCCCATTCTCTTCTGCCATTTAATCTTTGTTGAAAACTCAATTCAATTCCACTTGGATTCGAAACTGCCAAATGAGAAACATATTGATTATGTTTTAAAATAAACCCTTTAATAATTTGCCCATTCAAATACCAGTCGTATTTCTGGGCATGAGCTGAAAGACTTATTATTATAAATAATAAGATTGCTAAAAATCTCTTCAACACTATGATAATTTAAACTGCAACAGCTGCTTTAATATGTGGGTGATATTGATAATCTACCAACTCGAAATCTTCAAATTTGAAGTCGAAGATATTCTTGACTTCAGGGTTAATTTTCATTTTTGGTAGTGGGTAGGGCTCTCTTGATAGTTGAAGATGAGTTTGGTCTAAATGGTTAGAATATAAATGAGCATCTCCTAATGTATGAACAAATTCACCTGGCTCAAGATCACAAACTTGTGCAACCATCATAGTTAATAGTGCATAAGATGCGATATTGAATGGGACACCTAAAAATACGTCAGCTGATCTTTGATACAATTGACAACTTAATTTTCCATCCGCTACATAAAATTGGAAAAATGCATGACAAGGAGGGAGTGCCATATTAGGAACATCTGCAACATTCCAAGCACTTACCATAATTCTTCTAGAATCAGGGTTGTTTTTAATTTGATCAATTATTTGACTGATCTGGTCAATATGTTTTCCATCAGGTGTTGGCCAGTTTCTCCATTGAGAACCATAAACTGGACCTAATTCACCATTTTCATCTGCCCATTCATCCCA is drawn from Marivirga arenosa and contains these coding sequences:
- a CDS encoding acyloxyacyl hydrolase; translation: MKRFLAILLFIIISLSAHAQKYDWYLNGQIIKGFILKHNQYVSHLAVSNPSGIELSFQQRLNGRREWESLYNKPIVNYGLSYYNLRNPKLGHLIVGAANMDLPISRKENTALYFRIGTGLVYSTNPYDRETNNQNNMISTPITILLQTRLTYEININDKINLTPNLNVTHASNGAQRAPNRGINIVTANLGMSYKIISRVEEKNEDIKLVEEIPYQIYFAFSGGYNTKTLQVREPRPFFNAILFGQKYINKKSDIGIGLDYSHNLSLKSQIQQNWFRLNNDEEIKDFRRVALLIGHELKFGKLGFITQLGVYIYDPSAINMPVYQRYGLRYQFHDHLMAIASLKTHAATAEQSEFGIGWRF
- the yaaA gene encoding peroxide stress protein YaaA gives rise to the protein MIAILSPAKSLDFEKQFEIRSTQTRFDKETHQLIEVLKDKSEEEVGELMSISDKLAQLNVERYDNFKKKTPKHAKQAILAFQGDVYQGLEAEEFTQEEHDYAQQHIRILSGLYGLLRPLDLIQPYRLEMGTKLETDKGNNLYEFWDDKITDLLKEDIKSQGDNILINLASNEYFKSVNKKELKKDFKIVDVEFKDFKNGKYKIISFFAKKARGLMARFIVKNKIESIEDLKGFDLDGYSYDPNDSSETKLAFKRG
- a CDS encoding alanine racemase, giving the protein MKITKPTLLLDKGKCRKNIENMVDRAKEFNCKLRPHFKTHQSHEIGEWFKECGIDSCAVSSLEMAKYFHKSGWKDITVAFPLNLLEIDTVNYLAKEITLNICVESVETVQWLNKEIRHPLKIFIKIDAGYHRTGVQAQKFEEIQSIINEIEKNELVNFVGFIQHAGHSYQAKGKEEINKIHQETSQLMIDLKDHFKKQYPELIISNGDTPSCSICSDFDHIDEMRPGNFVFYDVMQAEIGSCSYNDIAVALACPVVAKHKDRNEIILYGGAIHLSKDRIEQNGRTIYGLISKKEDERWGSPIKNCYMKKLSQEHGTMHVDDEKFDEFNIGDIVYVLPIHSCLTANLMSQYTTLEGEIINMFQYRQA
- a CDS encoding thymidylate synthase is translated as MKQYHDLMQHILDNGTEKGDRTGTGTLSVFGYQMRFDLSEGFPVVTTKKLHLRSIIHELLWFLKGETNIKYLKENGVSIWDEWADENGELGPVYGSQWRNWPTPDGKHIDQISQIIDQIKNNPDSRRIMVSAWNVADVPNMALPPCHAFFQFYVADGKLSCQLYQRSADVFLGVPFNIASYALLTMMVAQVCDLEPGEFVHTLGDAHLYSNHLDQTHLQLSREPYPLPKMKINPEVKNIFDFKFEDFELVDYQYHPHIKAAVAV
- a CDS encoding amidohydrolase yields the protein MKKNFTILLVFILIPIIGFAQDINQIALEKAEEIEEKVIEWRRYFHQNPELSNREYETAKKIAKHLEDLGLEVETGIAHTGVVGLLKGGKSGPVVGLRADIDALPVTERNDLPFKSEVVTEYNGKETGVMHACGHDTHIAIMMGVAEVFSEIKDEIPGTIKFIFQPAEEGVPAGERGGAKMMVEEGVLKNPDVEAIFGLHINAGTPVGHIKYKSEGIMAASDRFTIKVKGKQAHGSTPWASIDPIAVSARIINGLQYIISRNSELTNEAAVITVGIMQGGVRYNIIPEEAYLEGTIRTLDADMKKMIHEKIRITAQKIAEIEGATVEVEIIENAPLTYNDPELTRKMAASLEKTVGAEKLHIMKAITGAEDFSYFQNEIPGLYFFIGGQPNEQAEGQALGGHHTPDFYIDESGLITGVKAFVNLTLDYMNNN
- a CDS encoding GIN domain-containing protein, encoding MEILKRIKYCFFLLIISISFLGCNSTNAPDCFQSAGKETTINITDLESFNQLVLYNDIELEIVDAENEYFELTYGENLIPEIQYEFENDSISFFNYNSCGWTRDFKKPKLKWFTNKESLNILSLSNGNIFANDTLFKSISIRTEDAVNDINLKVNNTNTVLSSNSSANYMISGNSSNLRINAYFNDGKYNCEKLVVDNAKILHRGYNDIIVNAKNSITGSIENAGRILYVGNPSLNVEVSNGGELIQIE